A part of Terriglobus roseus genomic DNA contains:
- a CDS encoding VWA domain-containing protein, translated as MKRLRCLLPALLLIGLPVFAQDAPVIRVETRLVNVPVNVADVHGAPVSGLTQDDFTVKEDGRTQKIAIFEREASTPLSIVMAVDTSGSVISQFRTERDAAKKFAQQLLRPEDEMDLISFAYESTEVVSYTNDWRRIDDGLKRLNKGEDTALYDAIYVASERLTEAKPDATRRRVLVLVTDGGDNSIRKEIGYQKAVAEAQRAGAAIYPIIIMPILSDAGRNVAGEHALIQMAEDTGGKYFYVTEKEDLKTAFAHLSDDLRNQYLIGYYSPKRGNDSSLRRISVTLNDPTAAQTLSVRSKTGYYADAR; from the coding sequence GTGAAGCGTCTTCGTTGTCTGCTGCCTGCGTTGCTCCTGATCGGTTTGCCTGTATTTGCGCAGGACGCCCCGGTGATCCGTGTGGAGACGCGGCTGGTGAATGTTCCCGTAAATGTGGCGGATGTGCATGGCGCGCCTGTTTCCGGGCTGACTCAGGATGACTTCACCGTGAAGGAAGATGGGCGCACGCAGAAGATTGCCATCTTTGAGCGTGAGGCGAGTACGCCGCTTTCGATTGTGATGGCGGTAGATACGTCTGGTTCCGTCATCTCGCAGTTTCGTACGGAACGCGATGCCGCGAAGAAGTTTGCGCAGCAATTGCTTCGTCCGGAAGACGAGATGGACCTGATTTCGTTCGCATATGAGTCTACTGAGGTTGTGTCCTACACGAATGATTGGCGCCGCATCGACGATGGCTTGAAGAGGCTCAATAAAGGCGAGGATACGGCGCTTTACGACGCCATCTACGTTGCGAGTGAGCGGCTGACCGAAGCGAAGCCGGATGCGACGCGCAGACGTGTGCTGGTGCTGGTCACGGATGGTGGTGACAACTCCATCCGCAAGGAAATCGGCTATCAGAAGGCGGTTGCGGAGGCACAGCGGGCCGGTGCAGCGATCTATCCGATCATCATCATGCCGATTCTGTCGGATGCGGGACGCAATGTGGCAGGCGAACACGCGCTGATCCAGATGGCCGAGGATACGGGTGGCAAGTACTTCTACGTGACGGAAAAGGAAGATCTGAAGACGGCGTTTGCGCATCTGTCGGATGATCTGCGAAACCAATACCTGATCGGGTATTACTCGCCGAAGCGGGGTAACGATTCCAGCCTTCGAAGGATCAGCGTTACGTTGAATGATCCAACCGCTGCGCAGACCCTCAGCGTGCGCAGCAAGACCGGCTACTACGCAGACGCTCGCTGA
- a CDS encoding molybdenum cofactor biosynthesis protein produces MPAQLSPIAGTHFRVLDARMLNDMQLRVLFFGVLRDHFGPEEVLEQFPGTNVGDLVRYYRVLSPELGPLWEKIAVAVNQQYATASQELSKHDEVALLPPVSGGAPSPIELTHDVIDAKKITDALKADEDGAFTVFDGIVRNNTRGRQTLFLEYSAYDAMALAQMQQLAAEAIAKFGVRDVAVVHRLGRLEVGETSILIAVASAHRGAAFEACRWLIDTIKKQVPIWKKEHFVDGAVWVDGEPFPEAIVPTV; encoded by the coding sequence ATGCCTGCTCAACTTTCTCCAATAGCTGGTACCCATTTCCGAGTTCTGGATGCACGTATGCTGAATGACATGCAGTTGCGTGTTTTGTTTTTCGGTGTGCTTCGCGATCATTTTGGGCCGGAGGAAGTGCTGGAGCAATTTCCCGGTACAAATGTCGGCGACCTGGTGCGCTACTATCGCGTGCTGTCGCCGGAGCTTGGGCCGCTGTGGGAGAAGATTGCCGTTGCGGTGAATCAGCAGTATGCGACGGCTTCACAGGAGCTATCCAAGCACGATGAAGTGGCGCTGTTGCCGCCAGTGAGTGGTGGCGCACCTTCCCCGATTGAACTGACACATGACGTGATTGACGCGAAGAAGATCACCGATGCACTTAAGGCCGATGAGGATGGTGCGTTCACCGTTTTTGACGGCATTGTGCGTAATAACACCCGCGGACGGCAGACGCTGTTTCTTGAGTATTCGGCGTATGACGCAATGGCGCTCGCACAGATGCAGCAGCTTGCAGCTGAGGCGATTGCGAAGTTCGGTGTGCGCGATGTGGCCGTAGTGCATCGGCTGGGACGGCTTGAGGTGGGTGAAACGAGCATCCTGATTGCCGTGGCTTCCGCCCATCGTGGTGCTGCGTTTGAGGCTTGCCGATGGCTGATTGACACCATCAAGAAGCAGGTGCCCATCTGGAAGAAGGAACACTTTGTAGATGGCGCAGTCTGGGTGGATGGCGAACCATTTCCGGAAGCGATTGTTCCCACTGTGTAA
- a CDS encoding 4Fe-4S dicluster domain-containing protein gives MAYVIAEPCIGTKDTACADACPVDCIHPKKGEDGYDGNEQLFIDPVECIDCGACVPVCPVSAIYAADDLPDKWVDFAQKAADHYGR, from the coding sequence ATGGCATACGTCATCGCAGAACCCTGTATCGGCACGAAGGACACGGCCTGCGCCGATGCCTGCCCGGTAGATTGCATTCACCCCAAGAAGGGCGAGGATGGCTACGACGGCAACGAGCAGCTCTTCATCGACCCGGTAGAGTGCATCGATTGTGGCGCGTGCGTTCCGGTTTGCCCGGTGAGCGCGATTTACGCAGCGGACGATCTGCCCGACAAGTGGGTTGACTTCGCACAGAAGGCTGCTGACCACTACGGTCGCTAA
- a CDS encoding inositol monophosphatase family protein has protein sequence MPELDASQFPFAVPAAAIAREAGALLKSYYERGVTAEFKGDVDIVTEADRASEKLIGERLKAVFPQHGVFGEEGTRQQLDSEYRWYIDPLDGTTNFAHGFPYFCVSMGLEHRPAGTPQDADGVIVAGVIYEPLRDELFIAEKGKGAYLNGHKIHVAPTKMLQESLIATGFPSRKRHESPNIHFYQEFTLRSHGVRRAGAAAVDLAYVACGRLEGFWEFNLNPWDTAAGSLLVTEAGGEITRFDGSRFRLDSHEVLATNGLIAAEMRTLFADMFAGRNVSPIPTPEEFKKRRDEAEAAER, from the coding sequence ATGCCAGAACTTGATGCCAGCCAGTTTCCGTTTGCCGTTCCCGCTGCCGCCATTGCCCGTGAAGCAGGAGCATTGCTGAAGAGCTATTACGAACGCGGCGTTACAGCCGAGTTCAAGGGCGATGTCGATATCGTCACAGAGGCGGACCGCGCCAGCGAAAAGCTGATTGGTGAGCGCCTCAAAGCAGTGTTTCCGCAGCATGGCGTGTTTGGCGAAGAGGGAACGCGACAACAACTGGACAGCGAGTATCGCTGGTACATTGACCCGCTGGATGGCACCACGAATTTCGCGCATGGATTTCCGTACTTCTGTGTATCCATGGGGCTTGAGCATCGGCCTGCGGGAACGCCTCAGGATGCTGATGGCGTGATCGTTGCCGGTGTGATCTACGAGCCGCTGCGCGATGAGTTGTTTATTGCCGAGAAGGGCAAGGGCGCCTATCTGAATGGCCACAAAATTCACGTGGCGCCGACAAAGATGTTGCAGGAGTCGCTGATTGCGACAGGCTTTCCTTCGCGCAAACGGCATGAGAGCCCGAACATCCACTTCTACCAGGAGTTCACGCTGCGGTCGCATGGCGTGCGCCGCGCAGGTGCTGCAGCAGTCGACCTGGCGTATGTGGCGTGCGGTCGGCTGGAGGGCTTCTGGGAGTTCAACCTGAACCCCTGGGATACGGCAGCGGGTTCGCTGCTGGTGACCGAGGCTGGCGGCGAGATTACGCGGTTTGATGGATCGCGATTCCGGCTGGATTCGCACGAGGTGCTGGCGACAAATGGCCTGATCGCGGCCGAGATGCGCACGCTTTTTGCGGACATGTTTGCGGGACGGAATGTGTCGCCAATCCCTACACCAGAAGAGTTTAAGAAGCGTCGGGACGAGGCTGAAGCAGCGGAGCGGTAG
- a CDS encoding energy transducer TonB, giving the protein MRSVLAAALLAIVPAVAPAQALHSGISHLVASVDAPAFAFQASAINAAKPRIFSGIVAPIRLTEVKLAGSLNTPHVSDVTVQYTVNEAGVPENVKVVTPIDAVTAAKVSDAVSKVRYKAGTLDGQPVAVPVTLHVALR; this is encoded by the coding sequence ATGCGCTCTGTCCTCGCCGCCGCTCTTCTCGCTATCGTTCCCGCTGTTGCTCCCGCTCAGGCTCTTCACTCTGGCATCTCTCACCTGGTTGCTTCTGTAGACGCTCCGGCGTTCGCATTCCAGGCAAGCGCCATCAACGCTGCCAAGCCGCGCATCTTCAGCGGTATCGTTGCTCCCATCCGCCTCACGGAAGTGAAGCTGGCTGGTTCGCTGAACACGCCGCACGTTTCTGACGTCACCGTGCAGTACACCGTGAACGAAGCTGGTGTTCCCGAGAACGTAAAGGTTGTTACCCCGATCGATGCTGTGACCGCTGCTAAGGTCTCTGACGCTGTTAGCAAGGTTCGTTATAAGGCAGGCACGCTCGACGGTCAGCCGGTTGCTGTGCCTGTCACGCTGCACGTAGCACTGCGCTAA
- the pcaD gene encoding 3-oxoadipate enol-lactonase, whose product MILHHELVGEHDAPCIVLSTSLGARMQMWQPQMQVLTQHFRVLRYDMRGHGGSPSPVGPYSIADLGNDVLQLLDYHNIPSTHFCGISLGGVIGQWLGVHAPDRIEKLVLCNTAAKVGTEDGWQKRITEVRANGMASIADTVISRWFTEPFAASHVEVVASIREGMLACNPEGYVACCEALRTCDLRDEIASITAPSLIIAGDHDAVCTLADAQFLQSQIPTSQERTLPAAHLSNVESTENFNQCLLNFLQ is encoded by the coding sequence ATGATCCTTCATCACGAACTCGTGGGAGAGCACGATGCGCCATGCATCGTGCTCTCTACGTCACTCGGCGCACGCATGCAGATGTGGCAACCGCAAATGCAGGTGTTAACGCAGCACTTCCGCGTTCTGCGCTATGACATGCGAGGCCACGGCGGTAGCCCTTCACCGGTGGGACCATACTCCATCGCCGATCTCGGCAATGATGTGTTGCAACTCCTCGATTACCACAACATTCCTAGTACGCACTTTTGCGGTATCTCGCTCGGCGGCGTCATCGGCCAATGGCTTGGTGTTCATGCACCGGATCGCATCGAGAAACTTGTTCTCTGCAATACCGCAGCAAAAGTAGGTACAGAAGACGGCTGGCAAAAGCGCATCACTGAAGTCCGCGCCAACGGCATGGCCTCCATCGCAGATACGGTTATCTCCCGCTGGTTTACTGAGCCTTTCGCCGCATCGCATGTAGAGGTCGTGGCCTCCATCCGTGAAGGCATGCTCGCGTGCAATCCTGAAGGCTACGTTGCCTGTTGCGAAGCGCTCCGCACCTGCGATCTGCGCGATGAAATTGCCTCTATCACTGCGCCTTCTCTGATCATTGCTGGCGATCACGACGCCGTCTGCACTCTCGCAGACGCCCAGTTCCTGCAAAGCCAAATTCCCACCAGCCAAGAGCGCACCCTGCCCGCCGCCCATCTTTCAAACGTGGAATCCACAGAAAATTTCAACCAATGCCTGCTCAACTTTCTCCAATAG